Below is a genomic region from Aurantimonas sp. HBX-1.
TGAAGCACCAGTGGATACCGTAGGATCGGTAGACATAGGCCCGGCCGGGCGGCCCGAACATCGCGGCGTTGCGCGCCGTCGGGCCGCGGAACGAGTGCGAGGCAGGGTCCTCGTGATCGTAGGCTTCGGTCTCGACGATCGACCCGCCGACGCCGTCCAGCAGCAGGGTGGCGCCGATCAGGTCGCGGGCGACGCTTACGGCGTCGCGGCGGAAGAACGCGGGCAGCAGCAGCCCCATCGCGGCACCCCTCCTGCCTTGTCGGTTCTGTCCGGCCGGGACGGCGGCGGGCCGCCTCCGGTCAGGCCTTGGCCTGCTTCGGCCGCGGGCGGCGCGGCTTGTCGCGGGAGGGGCCGCCGGTGCCGTGCTTGACCTTCTTGAAGGCCGGGCGCTCGCCGCCGGCGCCCGCGCCGGCCGAAGCATCGGCATAGGCGATGGTGATGTCGTCGCCCTCGCTGTGGGCGGCGGCGTCGGCGAAGCGCCTGGCGACGCTCTCGGCGATCTCGAACTTGGTCTCGCGGTCGTAGATTTTGATCGCGCCGATCTCCTGGCGGGTGATCTTGCCGCGCCGGCACAGAAGCGGCAGCAGCCATTTCGGGTCGGCGTTGTTGCGCCGCCCGACATCCATGCGGAACCAGACCGTGGGACCCGAGCGCTCGTGCTTCGCCGGCCCGCGCTCGTCGCGGTCGCGGCCACCGGGCTTGGCGCCCTTCGGGTCGGGGCCGAAATTCGGCTCGAACACGTCCTCGGGCGAGGGCAGGCTCGCGCGCCACTTGCGCACCAGGGCCGCGGCGAGAACCTCCGGCGAATGCGCGGCGATCAGCCGTGCGGCGGTCGCGGTGTCCTCCTCGCTGGCTTCCTCGGTGAAGATCGGGTCGGCGAGCAGCCGTGCCTCGTCGGCGGCACGGATTTCCTCGGCCGAGGGGGCGGCGCCCCATTTGGCGTTGATGCGGGCCTGGACAAGCAGCGCCTCGGCCTTGCGGCGGCGCGAGATCGGCACCAGCAGAACCGAGACGCCCTTGCGCCCGGCCCTTCCGGTGCGGCCGGAGCGGTGCTGCAGCGTCTCGGCGTCGCTCGGCAGGTCGGCATGGATGACGAGGCCGAGGCTCGGCAGGTCGAGGCCGCGTGCGGCGACGTCGGTGGCGACGCACACCCGCGCCCGGCCGTCGCGCAGCGCCTGGATGGCCTGGTTGCGCTCGGCCTGCCCGAGTTCGCCGGACAGCGTCACGGCGGCGAAGCCGCGCTCGATCAGCGCCGAGGAAAGATGCCGGACGGTCTCGCGGGTGTTGCAGAAGACGATGGCGCTCGGCGCCTCGGCCTGGCGCAGAATGTTGGTGACGGCGTGCTCGACCTCGTTCGGGGCGATGCGGATGGCGCGATACTCGATGTCGGCATGGCCGGCCTGGCCGCGGGCCACCTCGATGCGCAGCGCGTTCTGCTGGTAGCGCTTGGTCATCTGGATGATGGTCTTCGGCAGCGTCGCCGAGAACAGCAGCGTGCGGCGCGAGGCGGGTGTCGCCTCGAGCAGGAATTCCAGGTCCTCGCGGAAGCCGAGATTGAGCATCTCGTCGGCCTCGTCGATGACCAGCGCCTTGAGATTGGCGATCTGCAGCGCGCCGCGGGTCAGGTGGTCGCGCAGCCGTCCCGGCGTGCCGACGACGATGTGGACGCCCTGGCCGAGCAGGCGGCGCTCGGCGCGCGGATCCATGCCGCCGACGAGGGTCGCGAGCTTGGCGCCGGTATTGGCGTAGAGCCAGGCGAGCTCGTTGGTGACCTGGATGGCGAGTTCGCGCGTCGGCGCGACGATCAGCGCCATCGGCTCGCCGGCTGGCGGCAGCGTCTCGGCATCGCCGAGCAGGTCGGGCGCCAGCGCAAGGCCGTAGGCGACGGTCTTGCCGGAGCCGGTCTGCGCGGAGACCAGCAGGTCCCTGCCGTCGGCCTCCGGCTTGAGGACGGCGGACTGGACCTCGGTGAGATCGGTGTAGCCACGGCTGGCGAGGGCGGCGGCGAGCGGAGCGCTCGTCGTGGGAAGCGGCATGGAGGTGTCCTAGGCGGGCGGGGCCGTGCGGCGGCGCGCGACGGTCCCCTGGGAGGCGACGGGGCGCCCAGAGTGTTGCCGGCTGCATAACAAGATTCTGCGGTCAAGCCAATCGCGCCGGCGAAGATTGGAATTCCCGGCTTCCGCAACGGCGGCCGGATCGAGGCAGCGCAATGGCCCCCGGCAAGCCGCGTCCGGCATCCGCCGCACCCCGGGCGCAAACGCCGCCTCCCGGGGCGGCCGGCACGCCGCGCCCCGGGCGGATCGACGACCCGTTGCCGGAAGTCATTTGCCTTCAGGGCGGGTTCGGCTTAAGCGCTCGCCAAGTCGCCGATCCCTCCAGGAACCGCCTCATGCTTCGCCGCCTCTACGACTGGGTGATGTCGCTCGCAGCGACACGCCATGCCGAACGCGCGCTCGCCGGGGTGTCGTTCATCGAGAGTTCGGTGTTCCCGATCCCGCCGGATGCGCTGCTGATCCCGATGGTGATCGCCGACCGGGGCAAGTGGTTCCGGATCGCGATGATCTGCACGGTCTCCTCGGTGCTGGGCGCGTTTCTCGGCTATGCCATCGGCGCGCTCGCCTTCGATCTCGTCGGCCGTCCTGTCCTGGAACTCTACGGCAAGGCCGACGCCTTCGACGAGATGGCGGTCCGCTACAACGACTGGGGCGGCTGGGCGGTGCTGTTCGCGGCGCTGACGCCGTTTCCCTACAAGGTGCTGACGATCTTCTCCGGCGCCACGCATCTCAACCTCCTGACCTTCACGGTCGTCTCGGTGATCGGACGCGGCGCCCGCTTCTTCCTGGTGGCCTGGCTGCTGCAGCGCTACGGTGCGCCGATCCAGGGCTTCGTCGAGAAGAATCTCGGCATTCTCTTCACCCTGTTCATGGTGCTCCTGATCGGCGGCTTCCTGGCCGTCCGCTACCTCGTCTGACGGGCCATTATGCGACTCACCGAGCAGTTCCAGCGACCCACCGGCTTCCGCCAGACATTGTCGGCCGGCTTCCTTCTCGTCGGCATGGCAGCGACCGTCGGCACGGCGCTGATCTTCGAGCATGTCGGCGGCTACATTCCCTGCGCCCTCTGCCTGCAGCAGCGGATTCCCTACTACGTGACGATTCCGGTGGCGCTGATCGCCGTCGTGGCTGCCGCCGGCCGGGCGCCGGCGCGGTTCACCCGGCTTCTGCTGCTCGTCATCGGCGTCATCATGCTGGTGTCGCTCTATCTCGCCGTCGTGCATGCCGGCGTCGAATGGGGCTTCTGGGCGGGCCCGGCCGACTGCGCGCAGGTCGCCGGCGGCGACCTCATGGGCGGCGACCTGCTCGCCACGATCGACGCCATCCGCCCGCCCGCCTGCGACGAGGCGGCCGGCCGTTTCCTCGGCCTGTCCTTCGCCGGATGGAACGCCATCGCTTCCGCACTGTTCGCGGCGGTGGCGCTGCGGGCGGCCTTCGCCCGCGCCGACCGCTTCGCCTGAGCCGGTCTCAGCCCTGCCGCGCCTCGCGGCGGAACGCCATCGCGGCCGCGGCCGCGTAGCCGCCCATCGCGCCGTCGACGAAGTGCAGGTGGTCGCTGCGGCTCGCCACCGGCACGAAGCAGGTCATCAGCGCCGCCTCCTGACGATGCGTGCCGGCGAACGCGATGCCCGCCGCCTCGGCCGCGGCAAGCCGCGCGGTGATGCGGTCGGCGAGGTCCGGGGTGCAGTCGAGCGTCATGCGCAGCCCGTCGTCGAACTTGCGGAAATCGCTGTTGCCGGCGAGTTCGATCCTGTAGCGGGTGGGGTCGAAGTCGCCGATGCGCAGGCCGCTGCGAAACGTCAGATGGGCCAGCAGGCTGCGCAGGCCGACCGACAGCCGCGACAGCCACAGCGGCCGGCCGGTCGAGGCTGCCGCGGTGCGGGCTTCGATCGCAAACCCGGCGGTTGGCCAATGCTGCGGCGGCCCGCCGGCGGGCACCGGATTGGCGGCGCCGTCGCCGCCCTCCGCCGCGAACGCCAGGAGGTCGTGGACCAGCGCCGCGAAGGCCGCGCCGGGCTCGCCGGCCGGAACCGCGATCACCGACAGCACCAGCCCGCGCTTGGCCGGCATCGGCGAGAAGCGGCAGGACAGCCCGGCCAGGTCGGGCCGTGCCGCGTCGCCGTCGGCGGGAGCGATCCGATAGGCGCCCTGTTTCATGCGCCGCTCGGCGAACGCCAGCCCGCCGCCGTCGAACATGGCGTAGGCGGCACCGCCCGTCGGCGCGAAGCGGGCGACGCGGACGTCGCGGCCATTGGCGCGGATCTCTTCAAGGCTGACCATGGCGATGCGCAGCTCGAAGCCGAAGGCCTGGCTCGCCCAGCCGGCGACGGCGGCAAGCGTCCGGCGCCCGGTCTCCGCCTCGTCGGCCGGGAGCGCGAAGCCGGCGCCGTCGCCGCCGAAGACGAAGGGGAAGTCGCGCCCGCCGAGCGCATTGGCCAGCGCCGCGATGACCGCGGCCGCGACGGTGTTCACCGCCTTGTAGCCGCCGTTCTCGACGGCGTCGGTGGAGCGCACGATGTCGGCGACGCCGACCACCCAGTCCGCCGGCAGCGGCGCATAGACCGCGGGGTCGGCGAGCCGGCCGAAGTCGCGCAGCCGGGGCAGCGCGTCGTAGAAGGCAAGGCCCGTCGCGGTGTCGCTGGGGATGGAGGCCGTCACGATGGCAGGAGCTCCCGGAGGCGGCGCGGCTCGCCGATCTCTACCACGCCGGGCGGTCCCGGCGAAGCGGGCCCTAGGCGGCGAGTTCCTGCCGGCGCCCTTCGGCCGGGGCGGCTGCCTCCCGCCGGGCCCGCTTGGCGGCATACATGGCGTCGTCGGCTTCGCCGATCAGCCGGTCGATATCGACCCGGCCGCCCGGAATGCGGGCGATGCCGATGCTCGCTCCGATCATGACGCTGGCGCTGGCCAGCCGGAACGGTTCGTCGAGGCTGTCGCGGATGCGACGAGCCAGGGTCTCGGCCGTCGTCAGGGCCTCGGCGGTCCGGCTTTCGCAGACGATGACGAACTCGTCGCCGCCGAAGCGGGCAAGCAGGTCGCGCTCGCCGATGCAGCGGCGCAGCCGGACCGCCAGCTGCGCGAGCAGCTCGTCCCCGGCCTGGTGCCCGTGCTCGTCGTTGACCGGCTTGAACCGGTCGAGATCGATGAACAGCAGGGCCCGCGAACCCGCCGGACGGCGCTCCGGATCGTCGATCTGGCGCAGCAGCGAGTTGCGGTTGAGCAGCCCGGTCAGCGGGTCGGTGGTGGCGAAGCGCTCCAGCGACCGCCGGCTCTCCAGCATCTCGCGAATGGTCAGGTACTGGCGGCGCAGGTTGATCAGCAGCGCCGCGATGGCCAGCACCAGGTTCAGGCCCAGAATGGTCAGCTCGAACCGGCCGGAGGCGAGGCAGACGAACGTGACCGGCAGCATGGTCAGGCTGACCTGGATCATGGCGACGGCGGGACGTACGGCGGTGTACATCACCAGGCCGTAGGCGTTGGCGACAAGGAAGCCGCCGCACCAGGCGAAGACGTAGGGATCGCCGGAGTGCATGGCGACGATGATCAGGATGCCGTTGGTGGTGCAGTAGGGAATGCCGCCGAGGGCATAGAGATTCTGCCAGCGCCGGGCAGCCAGCCGGTCGAGCCAGCGGCGCCGGCGGTGCCGGTAAGCGAGCCCGATGCCGATACGGGCATAGCCGATGCAGCAGCCGGCGATCGCGAGCAGCACCAGCACCGGATCGCCGGTCCGGAAGCCGGCGAAGACGGCGATCAGATGCAGTCCCACGACCGAAGCAATGAGCGGTACGAAGGAGCCGTACATCAGCTCGATCATCTCGGCGAATACTGGAAGAACGACGTCGTCGCCGCGAATCCACCGTTTCAGCCGTTTGCGCATGGTGCCCCCCGGTTGTTGAGGCAACAATACCACTTGGCGACTGAAGGTTGTGCAGCAGATCGGTTGTCCCCTGTAGTTCAGTGTTACAGGATTAACCGGTCCTTGCCAGGGGTGCGAGGATTGCGGGTATTTGCATGCAACGGCGGCGTAGCCCCGTGTCGGTCACTCCGGATCGAGCTCGGAATCCCAGTAGAGATAGTCGACCCAGCTTTCGTGCAGATGGTTGGGCGGGAACAACCGACCGTTGTTGTGCAGATCGTGGACGGTCGGCTGAAACGGCTTCTGCTGCGGGATCATCCCGGCCGCTTTCGGCATCAGCCCGCCCTTGCGCAGATTGCACGGCGAACAGGCAGCCACGACGTTCTCCCATGTCGTCAGGCCGCCGCGGGAACGCGGCACGACGTGGTCGAAGGTCAGCTCGTGCGGCGAGCCGCAGTACTGGCACTGGAAGCGGTCGCGCAGGAAGACGTTGAAGCGGGTGAAGGCAGGGTGCCGGGCCGGCTTCACGTAGGTCTTGAGGCAGACCACCGACGGCAGCCGCATCGAGTAGGTGGGGCTGCGGACCGCCCGGTCGTATTCGGCGAGGATGGTCACGCGATCAAGGAACACCGCCTTGATCGAGTCCTGCCAGGACCAGAGCGACAAAGGGTAGTAGCTGAGCGGCCGGAAATCGGCGTTCAGGACGAGCGCTGGGGATAACTCGTGAGTGACAGCAATCGTCACCTGCCAATCTCCTTGCCTCTGCATGCTCCGGCGGTCGGAACACGGGGACTATCGTGCTCTATCGTGTCGCCTTTGTGAAGCCTCGGGCCGAAGCGGCGCAGGGGATTGAGCGCCTTGGCCGCAGGACCCGGAAAAGCCTCCGCGTCAAAGGCCTGTGGAAAACTCTGCGCAGTCTACGCGGCGGTGTCGGCGACGGGGATGGCCTCGCGCCGCGTCACGGCCGCATAATACGCCCAGAACAGCCGCGCCGCCACCGAGCGGTGCGGCGACCAGACCGCCGCCAGCAGCGCCAGTTCCCGCGCGCCGGGACGGCCGGCATGGGCGAAGGCGTGGCCGACCGCCACCTGCAGGGCGAGATCGCCGGCGGGAAACACGTCCGGGTGGCCGCTGCAGAACAGCAGGTAGCATTCCGCCGTCCACGGCCCGATGCCGCGCACCGCCACGAGCTCGGCGATGGCGGCCTCGGCCGGCGCTGCGGCGATGCGGCTAAAGTCGAGGCTGCCGTCCTCCACCGCCCGGGCGACGGCAAGCAGCGTCTGCTGCTTCGGCCGCGACATGCCGGCGCGGCGAAACGCCTCGTCGGCGGCGGCGAGGATCGCCGGCGCGCTGTCGAGGTCGATCTCCCCGGCAAGCCGCGCCAGGATCGCCTCGGCGCTCGCCCGCGACACCTGCTGGCCGACGACGATCGCGGCGAGGCCGCCCAGCCCGCCCGCCCGGCGCCGCAGCGGCACCGGGCCCGCCCGCTCGATCACCGCGCGAAGCCGCGGGTCGGCGCTGCGCAGGGCCGCGATGGCGGCGGCGACATCGGCCTCGGTCGAAATGCTCATGCGCCGCGCCTCCCGTCACTTTCCTCTCGCAATCGGACTCTAGATGCGCGGCTGGAACGAGGGAACCGACTGCATGAACGACACGCCGGAGGTCTTCCGGTTCGCCCCCAGCCCCAACGGCGAACTGCATCTCGGCCACGCCTATTCGGCGCTGGTCAACCACCGGATGGCGCGCGAGGCGGGCGCGACGTTCCTGCTGCGCATCGAGGACATCGACCGGGCGCGCTGCACGCCGGCCTTCGAGCGGCAGATCGAGGAGGATCTATTCTTCCTCGGCGTCGACTGGGACGGCCCGCCGCGCCGGCAGTCCGAGCACTTTTCCGACTATGCGGCGGCGCTGGAAGCGCTGGCGGACGAGGAGCTGATCTATCCGGGCTTCATGTCGCGCGGCGAGATCCGGGCTTTCGCCGAGCGGCATGAGTCGGAGGAGGGCACGCCATGGCCGCGCGATCCGGACGGCGCGCCGGTCTATCCGGGGCTCGACCGGCGGCTGTCGACCCGCGAGCGCGAGCGCAAAATGCGCGACGGCGAGCGCTTTGCCTGGCGGCTCGACATGGAGAAGGCGATGGAGCGCGTGCCGGCGCTGAGCTGGCAGGAGAGTGGCGAGTCGCCCGACGGCGACAGCGGCGAGATCACGGCACGGCCGCTGGCATGGGGCGACGTGGTGCTCGCCCGGCTCGACATGCCGACCAGCTACCATCTGTCGGTGGTCGTCGACGACGCGCTGCAGGGCGTCACCGACGTGGTGCGCGGCCGCGACCTATTCCATGCGACCAGCGTCCACCGGCTGCTGCAGGCGCTGCTCGGCCTGCCGGCGCCGCGGTATCATCATCACGCGCTGATCCTCGGGCCGGACGGGCGCAAGCTTTCGAAAAGCCTGCGCGACACCTCGATCCGGGCGCTGCGGGAGGCGGGGCTCGGCGCCGAGGACATCAGGCGGATGGTCGGGCTCGCTGGCCGCCTGGCGCCGGAGAGCTTCAGCCGAGGACGATCAGCCAGAGGCTGAGGCTGAGCACCGACAGCACCGTCGAGACCAGGATGGTGGTGGCGGCGAGGCGTTCGCCGGAGCCGAAATGCACCGCCAGCAGATAGGCGTTGACGCCGACCGGCGAGGCGGCGGTGAGGACCGCGCCCTTCAGCCAGAGCGGCGGCAGGCCGAGCAGCGTGCCCGCGACGTAGACGATGGCCGGCATGACCAGCAGGGACAGGGTCGAGACGATCGCCGACGACAGTAGGTCGCCGCGCAGGCCGTAGCGGGTTAGCGACATGCCGAGCGAGAACAGCGCCAGCGGCCCGGCGGTGCCGGCGAGCAGCCGGGCGACCTCGTCGAGATGGACCTCGAGCGGCAGGCCGGTCAGCCGCCAGAGACCGCCGGCGAGGATGCCGATGACCAGGGCGTTGGTGGCGAGGTTCTTCGCGACGCGGGCGAGGGTGCGGCCGATCGAGGCCGAGGCGCCGGCAGCGCCGGTGGCGCGGGCGTCGAGCAGAGCGGCCCGCTCGATCAGCAGCGACGAGGCGATCATCATCACCGGCAGGTGGATCGACAGGATCAGGAGCAGCGGCTCGAGGCCGGCGTCGCCATAGGCGCGCTGCAGGGCGGGAATCGCGACGAAGACGGTGTTGGCGAAGCTCGCCGAGATGCCGGCGATGACGCCGCGGCGGTGGTCGGACGGGGTGAAGCGGCGCACCAGCCAAGTGCCGGCGGTCCAGGTGAGGGCGACGGCGCCGAAAT
It encodes:
- a CDS encoding diguanylate cyclase, whose amino-acid sequence is MRKRLKRWIRGDDVVLPVFAEMIELMYGSFVPLIASVVGLHLIAVFAGFRTGDPVLVLLAIAGCCIGYARIGIGLAYRHRRRRWLDRLAARRWQNLYALGGIPYCTTNGILIIVAMHSGDPYVFAWCGGFLVANAYGLVMYTAVRPAVAMIQVSLTMLPVTFVCLASGRFELTILGLNLVLAIAALLINLRRQYLTIREMLESRRSLERFATTDPLTGLLNRNSLLRQIDDPERRPAGSRALLFIDLDRFKPVNDEHGHQAGDELLAQLAVRLRRCIGERDLLARFGGDEFVIVCESRTAEALTTAETLARRIRDSLDEPFRLASASVMIGASIGIARIPGGRVDIDRLIGEADDAMYAAKRARREAAAPAEGRRQELAA
- a CDS encoding DEAD/DEAH box helicase, whose protein sequence is MPLPTTSAPLAAALASRGYTDLTEVQSAVLKPEADGRDLLVSAQTGSGKTVAYGLALAPDLLGDAETLPPAGEPMALIVAPTRELAIQVTNELAWLYANTGAKLATLVGGMDPRAERRLLGQGVHIVVGTPGRLRDHLTRGALQIANLKALVIDEADEMLNLGFREDLEFLLEATPASRRTLLFSATLPKTIIQMTKRYQQNALRIEVARGQAGHADIEYRAIRIAPNEVEHAVTNILRQAEAPSAIVFCNTRETVRHLSSALIERGFAAVTLSGELGQAERNQAIQALRDGRARVCVATDVAARGLDLPSLGLVIHADLPSDAETLQHRSGRTGRAGRKGVSVLLVPISRRRKAEALLVQARINAKWGAAPSAEEIRAADEARLLADPIFTEEASEEDTATAARLIAAHSPEVLAAALVRKWRASLPSPEDVFEPNFGPDPKGAKPGGRDRDERGPAKHERSGPTVWFRMDVGRRNNADPKWLLPLLCRRGKITRQEIGAIKIYDRETKFEIAESVARRFADAAAHSEGDDITIAYADASAGAGAGGERPAFKKVKHGTGGPSRDKPRRPRPKQAKA
- a CDS encoding DNA-3-methyladenine glycosylase, giving the protein MSISTEADVAAAIAALRSADPRLRAVIERAGPVPLRRRAGGLGGLAAIVVGQQVSRASAEAILARLAGEIDLDSAPAILAAADEAFRRAGMSRPKQQTLLAVARAVEDGSLDFSRIAAAPAEAAIAELVAVRGIGPWTAECYLLFCSGHPDVFPAGDLALQVAVGHAFAHAGRPGARELALLAAVWSPHRSVAARLFWAYYAAVTRREAIPVADTAA
- a CDS encoding DUF3095 family protein; this translates as MTASIPSDTATGLAFYDALPRLRDFGRLADPAVYAPLPADWVVGVADIVRSTDAVENGGYKAVNTVAAAVIAALANALGGRDFPFVFGGDGAGFALPADEAETGRRTLAAVAGWASQAFGFELRIAMVSLEEIRANGRDVRVARFAPTGGAAYAMFDGGGLAFAERRMKQGAYRIAPADGDAARPDLAGLSCRFSPMPAKRGLVLSVIAVPAGEPGAAFAALVHDLLAFAAEGGDGAANPVPAGGPPQHWPTAGFAIEARTAAASTGRPLWLSRLSVGLRSLLAHLTFRSGLRIGDFDPTRYRIELAGNSDFRKFDDGLRMTLDCTPDLADRITARLAAAEAAGIAFAGTHRQEAALMTCFVPVASRSDHLHFVDGAMGGYAAAAAMAFRREARQG
- a CDS encoding disulfide bond formation protein B codes for the protein MRLTEQFQRPTGFRQTLSAGFLLVGMAATVGTALIFEHVGGYIPCALCLQQRIPYYVTIPVALIAVVAAAGRAPARFTRLLLLVIGVIMLVSLYLAVVHAGVEWGFWAGPADCAQVAGGDLMGGDLLATIDAIRPPACDEAAGRFLGLSFAGWNAIASALFAAVALRAAFARADRFA
- a CDS encoding AEC family transporter, whose amino-acid sequence is MQTILNVIVPIFSLIAIGFLMAKAKLLPVATGDALARFVFVVAVPVLLFRTLATAEFGAANPFLLWLAYFGAVALTWTAGTWLVRRFTPSDHRRGVIAGISASFANTVFVAIPALQRAYGDAGLEPLLLILSIHLPVMMIASSLLIERAALLDARATGAAGASASIGRTLARVAKNLATNALVIGILAGGLWRLTGLPLEVHLDEVARLLAGTAGPLALFSLGMSLTRYGLRGDLLSSAIVSTLSLLVMPAIVYVAGTLLGLPPLWLKGAVLTAASPVGVNAYLLAVHFGSGERLAATTILVSTVLSVLSLSLWLIVLG
- a CDS encoding YqaA family protein, which produces MLRRLYDWVMSLAATRHAERALAGVSFIESSVFPIPPDALLIPMVIADRGKWFRIAMICTVSSVLGAFLGYAIGALAFDLVGRPVLELYGKADAFDEMAVRYNDWGGWAVLFAALTPFPYKVLTIFSGATHLNLLTFTVVSVIGRGARFFLVAWLLQRYGAPIQGFVEKNLGILFTLFMVLLIGGFLAVRYLV
- a CDS encoding HNH endonuclease — its product is MTIAVTHELSPALVLNADFRPLSYYPLSLWSWQDSIKAVFLDRVTILAEYDRAVRSPTYSMRLPSVVCLKTYVKPARHPAFTRFNVFLRDRFQCQYCGSPHELTFDHVVPRSRGGLTTWENVVAACSPCNLRKGGLMPKAAGMIPQQKPFQPTVHDLHNNGRLFPPNHLHESWVDYLYWDSELDPE
- the gluQRS gene encoding tRNA glutamyl-Q(34) synthetase GluQRS; amino-acid sequence: MNDTPEVFRFAPSPNGELHLGHAYSALVNHRMAREAGATFLLRIEDIDRARCTPAFERQIEEDLFFLGVDWDGPPRRQSEHFSDYAAALEALADEELIYPGFMSRGEIRAFAERHESEEGTPWPRDPDGAPVYPGLDRRLSTRERERKMRDGERFAWRLDMEKAMERVPALSWQESGESPDGDSGEITARPLAWGDVVLARLDMPTSYHLSVVVDDALQGVTDVVRGRDLFHATSVHRLLQALLGLPAPRYHHHALILGPDGRKLSKSLRDTSIRALREAGLGAEDIRRMVGLAGRLAPESFSRGRSARG